A section of the Leptotrichia sp. HSP-342 genome encodes:
- a CDS encoding GtrA family protein — protein sequence MKNNKFISISFIKFLITGFINTFSSFGLYVLLLKLNCNYIIAIILSYIFGIILSYLLNTFFVFKAKKEVRNMIKFIFSYLSSLIINILVTILLVNYLKIDKIIAQLIATIICIGYNFILQSKWVFK from the coding sequence ATGAAAAATAATAAATTTATTTCAATTTCGTTTATTAAATTTCTAATTACAGGATTTATAAATACTTTTTCTTCTTTTGGATTATATGTATTGTTGTTGAAATTAAATTGTAATTATATCATTGCGATAATTTTATCTTATATATTTGGAATAATTTTGAGTTATTTATTAAATACGTTTTTTGTATTTAAAGCAAAAAAAGAAGTTAGAAACATGATTAAATTTATATTTAGTTATTTATCTTCTTTGATAATAAATATTTTAGTTACAATATTATTAGTAAATTATCTAAAAATAGATAAAATTATTGCTCAATTAATAGCAACTATTATTTGTATAGGATATAATTTTATTTTACAAAGTAAGTGGGTTTTTAAGTAA
- a CDS encoding GNAT family N-acetyltransferase, protein MLKTKNIKFELVTEDDAERIIELRKNDNLNKYLSATDEDIEKQKKWIKEYKNREKDGTEYYYSIRTEEDEILGYVRVYKINKKEKSFTWGSWIMKEEKPISSALETAILIYEIAFRELNMEKALFEVMKENTKVVSFHKKFGATKISEDAEFEYFILEKEDYFKIREKKYKKYL, encoded by the coding sequence ATGTTAAAAACTAAGAATATAAAATTTGAATTAGTTACAGAAGATGATGCTGAAAGAATAATCGAATTGAGGAAAAATGATAATTTAAACAAATATCTTTCTGCTACAGATGAAGATATTGAAAAACAAAAAAAATGGATAAAAGAGTATAAAAATAGAGAAAAAGATGGGACAGAGTATTATTATTCGATAAGAACAGAAGAAGATGAAATTTTAGGATATGTTAGAGTATATAAAATAAATAAAAAAGAAAAAAGTTTTACTTGGGGTAGTTGGATAATGAAAGAAGAAAAGCCTATTTCAAGTGCACTAGAAACAGCTATATTAATTTATGAAATTGCATTTAGAGAATTGAATATGGAAAAAGCATTATTTGAAGTTATGAAAGAAAATACAAAAGTAGTATCTTTTCATAAAAAATTTGGAGCAACTAAAATTTCTGAAGATGCTGAATTTGAATATTTTATATTAGAAAAAGAAGATTATTTTAAAATAAGAGAAAAGAAATATAAAAAATATTTATAA
- a CDS encoding sugar 3,4-ketoisomerase, which produces MKKYELLEFPQLGDKRGHLVVAEGNKDIPFDIKRIFYIYGSDKDVVRGQHANKLSEFVLINLCGSCDIFIDDGENQETIILDKPHQGIYLDKLVWKNMFNFSKDSILLVLSNEYYNGKEYIRDYEEFKKITREKK; this is translated from the coding sequence ATGAAAAAATATGAATTATTGGAATTTCCACAATTGGGTGATAAAAGAGGTCATCTTGTGGTAGCTGAAGGAAATAAGGATATACCATTTGATATAAAAAGAATATTTTATATTTATGGTAGTGATAAAGATGTAGTAAGAGGTCAACATGCAAATAAATTATCAGAGTTTGTTCTTATAAATCTTTGTGGTAGTTGTGATATTTTTATAGATGATGGGGAAAATCAAGAAACTATTATTTTAGATAAACCGCACCAAGGTATTTATTTGGATAAATTAGTTTGGAAAAATATGTTTAATTTTTCTAAGGATTCTATATTATTAGTTTTAAGTAACGAATATTATAACGGTAAAGAGTATATTAGAGATTATGAAGAATTTAAAAAAATAACTAGGGAGAAAAAATAA
- a CDS encoding DegT/DnrJ/EryC1/StrS family aminotransferase, producing MEVPFNVLDRQFFKYQSEYEQKVLEVLRSGWYILGKEVQEFEKEFAKYLGVKNVVGVDNGLNALVLTFRALGIGEGDEVIVQGNTYIASVMGISMNGATPVFVEPDEFFNMDMKKVEEKITSKTKAILVTHLYGQASNMEKVIEICKKHNLKLVEDCAQSHGAKFNGKMTGNFGIGCFSFYPSKNLGAFGDGGAIATNDDEFAQKIKVLRNYGSEKRYYNQVVGYNSRLDEIQAGLLRVKLKYLNELTEEREKIAKRYINEIKNPLIKLPKVRENATHVWHLFVIKYENRDRLQEYLAEKGVGTVIHYPIPPHMSEAYKYLNIKKGKLPVTEKYAETVLSIPMYNGMKNEEISYVVEVLNEFKG from the coding sequence ATGGAAGTACCATTTAATGTCTTAGACAGACAATTTTTTAAATACCAATCTGAATATGAACAAAAAGTTTTAGAAGTTTTGAGAAGTGGTTGGTATATTTTAGGGAAAGAAGTTCAGGAATTTGAAAAAGAATTTGCTAAATATTTGGGAGTAAAAAATGTTGTAGGAGTTGATAATGGACTTAACGCATTAGTATTGACTTTTAGAGCATTAGGAATAGGCGAAGGAGATGAGGTTATAGTTCAAGGAAATACTTATATTGCTAGTGTTATGGGAATTTCTATGAATGGTGCAACACCTGTATTTGTGGAACCTGATGAATTTTTCAATATGGATATGAAAAAAGTAGAAGAAAAAATTACTTCTAAAACGAAAGCTATATTGGTAACACACTTGTATGGACAAGCTTCTAATATGGAAAAAGTTATTGAAATTTGTAAAAAGCATAATTTAAAATTAGTTGAAGATTGTGCTCAATCACATGGAGCAAAATTTAATGGGAAAATGACAGGTAATTTTGGAATAGGATGTTTTAGTTTTTATCCAAGTAAGAATTTAGGAGCTTTTGGCGATGGAGGAGCAATTGCTACTAATGATGATGAATTTGCTCAAAAAATAAAAGTATTAAGAAATTATGGGAGTGAAAAGAGATATTATAATCAAGTAGTTGGGTATAATTCTAGATTAGATGAAATTCAGGCAGGGCTTTTAAGAGTAAAATTAAAATATTTAAATGAATTAACTGAAGAAAGAGAAAAAATTGCTAAAAGATATATTAATGAAATAAAAAATCCATTAATAAAATTACCTAAAGTTAGAGAAAACGCAACACATGTTTGGCATTTGTTTGTAATTAAATATGAAAATAGAGATAGACTTCAAGAATATTTAGCAGAGAAAGGTGTAGGGACAGTAATTCACTATCCAATTCCACCACATATGTCAGAAGCATATAAATATTTAAATATAAAAAAAGGAAAACTACCTGTAACAGAAAAATATGCAGAAACAGTTTTGAGTATTCCCATGTATAATGGGATGAAAAATGAAGAAATTAGTTATGTGGTGGAGGTATTAAATGAATTCAAAGGTTAG
- a CDS encoding glycosyltransferase family 2 protein gives MKKLSVIIPVYFNEMNIPKLYEKLMEVLKNNRFCYEIIFVDDGSQDNSYLELLKVREKDKNIKILKLSKNYGSHTAILAGMSHITGDCVTVLSADLQDPPEIIEKMFEKWLEGNKVVLAVRESREESFLQTFISNTYYKLMQRFALKNMPKGGFDCFLIDKQVCKKVAEMKEKNTSIMGQILWCGFKTEKIYYTRREREEGKSRWTLSKKIKLFVDSFLSFSYFPIRFMSFLGFIFAIFGFFGIIYLIFNKLFNNISIKGWTSMIAIVLIVSGVQMLITSIIGEYVWRILDEVKNRPNYIIEEEVGFDEK, from the coding sequence ATGAAAAAATTATCAGTTATCATACCTGTCTATTTTAATGAAATGAATATCCCAAAATTATATGAAAAATTAATGGAAGTATTAAAAAATAATAGATTCTGTTATGAAATTATATTTGTAGATGATGGCTCACAAGATAATTCATATTTAGAATTATTAAAAGTTAGAGAAAAAGACAAGAATATAAAAATATTAAAATTATCAAAAAATTATGGTTCTCATACTGCAATTCTAGCAGGAATGAGTCATATTACAGGAGATTGTGTTACGGTACTATCAGCTGATTTACAAGATCCACCCGAGATAATAGAAAAAATGTTTGAAAAATGGTTAGAAGGAAATAAAGTTGTTTTAGCTGTTAGAGAAAGTAGAGAGGAATCATTTTTACAAACGTTTATTTCAAATACATATTATAAATTAATGCAAAGATTTGCTTTAAAAAATATGCCTAAAGGTGGATTTGATTGTTTTTTAATTGATAAACAAGTTTGTAAAAAAGTAGCTGAAATGAAAGAAAAAAATACATCTATAATGGGTCAAATATTGTGGTGTGGATTTAAAACTGAAAAAATATATTACACTCGAAGAGAAAGAGAAGAAGGAAAGTCAAGATGGACTTTATCTAAAAAAATAAAATTATTTGTTGACTCTTTTTTGTCATTTTCTTACTTTCCAATAAGATTCATGTCTTTTTTGGGATTTATTTTTGCAATCTTTGGCTTTTTTGGAATAATTTATTTAATTTTTAATAAATTATTTAATAATATTTCAATAAAAGGTTGGACTTCAATGATAGCAATTGTTTTAATTGTTTCAGGAGTTCAAATGTTAATAACGAGTATTATTGGAGAATATGTTTGGAGAATACTAGATGAAGTAAAAAATAGACCAAATTATATAATTGAAGAGGAAGTAGGTTTTGATGAAAAATAA